Proteins encoded by one window of Elephas maximus indicus isolate mEleMax1 chromosome 5, mEleMax1 primary haplotype, whole genome shotgun sequence:
- the LOC126077509 gene encoding rho GTPase-activating protein 20-like, translating into MWMTDCDDTNAKRSFVLGWPTVNFTATFRYINLAKEKDHPKSIPLKIFTEDIENCACGISLTVTNSDTTNDIIDKSLPMLGITGSKSDYQLWVSSGKKEAPFPLIGHEHPYGIKMSHLQATALLPHRLRGSISPSTLQEPFLLEQPFPEMGGPFVLKPRRPLRNQEQKNAGQKTGEKKWPVVNWAFRRNPGTCQDNVCRALPSPEPGKLFGVSLKDVCPNGDLPTPLRDMLLFLNQKGPLTEGIFRISASVRACGALKQKLNSGEKVNWEDEPVLVVASVLKDFFRNIQESVFSSGLYYQWLTVIDEGNEEEKITGIQRLLDQLPKANVVLLRYLFGALYNIEQHSASNQMTAYNLSVCIAPSILWSSTSCSPGLENELTKKISLVQFVIKNCLNIFGKDITSLLEESSMITTMSCDCSEKASEVTTEQAFESKPIRVILIYRKRQLRDSAQAPSDMDQPPVTIF; encoded by the exons ATGTGGATGACAGACTGTGATGACACCAATGCCAAGCGGTCCTTTGTTTTGGGCTGGCCCACCGTGAACTTCACAGCCACCTTTAG GTACATCAATCTAGCCAAAGAGAAAGACCACCCGAAGAGCATTCCCCTGAAAATCTTTACTGAGGACATCGAGAACTGTGCCTGT GGTATAAGTTTAACAGTAACAAATTCAGATACAACCAATGACATTATCGACAAGTCACTACCCATGCTCGGAATAACT GGCTCTAAGAGTGATTACCAGTTGTGGGTCAGTTCTGGCAAGAAAGAGGCCCCATTCCCACTCATTG GACATGAACATCCCTATGGAATAAAAATGAGCCATCTTCAAGCCACTGCACTCCTGCCACACCGCCTAAGGGGCTCCATATCTCCATCCACTCTCCAGGAGCCCTTCTTACTGGAGCAGCCATTCCCAGAGATGGGAGGTCCGTTCGTCCTAAAGCCCAGGCGCCCACTGAGGAACCAGGAGCAGAAAA ATGCAGGCCAGAAGACAGGTGAAAAGAAATGGCCTGTGGTGAACTGGGCCTTTCGGCGGAACCCCGGCACTTGCCAGGACAACGTGTGCAGGGCTCTACCATCCCCCGAGCCAGGGAAGCTCTTTGGGGTTTCACTCAAAGATGTTTGTCCCAATGGTGACCTGCCCACTCCTCTCCGG GATATGCTTTTGTTTCTTAACCAAAAAGGGCCTCTGACAGAGGGCATCTTCAGAATATCGGCCAGTGTCAGAGCATGTGGAGCCCTCAAGCAGAAACTAAACTCCGGAGAGAAGGTGAATTGGGAGGACGAGCCGGTTTTGGTAGTAGCGTCTGTCTTAAAG gatttttttagaAACATCCAGGAAAGTGTATTTTCCTCTGGTCTGTATTATCAATGGCTTACTGTTATTGATGAAGGGAATGAGGAGGAGAAAATAACTGGAATCCAgag GCTTTTAGACCAACTTCCAAAAGCCAATGTTGTTCTCCTGCGATACCTTTTTGGGGCTTTATACAACATTGAACAACATTCTGCATCGAATCAGATGACTGCATATAATTTATCAGTCTGTATCGCCCCAAGCATCCTTTGGTCTTCTACTTCCTGCAGCCCAGGACTGGAAAATGAATTGACAAAAAAG ATTTCTCTTGTACAATTTGTTATCAAAAATTGCTTGAACATATTTGGAAAAGACATCACTTCCCTCTTAGAGGAAAGCTCAATGATCACAACAATGAGTTGTGATTGTTCAGAGAAGGCTTCAG aaGTAACAACGGAGCAGGCTTTTGAATCCAAGCCGATAAGAGTTATACTAATTTACAGAAAGAGACAACTGCGGGATTCTGCCCAGGCCCCTTCTGACATGGACCAACCACCTGTCACCATTTTCTGA